Proteins from one Mycobacterium sp. SMC-2 genomic window:
- a CDS encoding HAD hydrolase family protein, giving the protein MAFFKVAAVDIDGTLTSNGKLHPEAVRAIDQARSNGLVVVLATGRIGAELHAEFPQLAGHVDALVLENGAVASIAGEAHALAPPVGPDLDEALAKHGIPFRRGEVLVAVDGEHAAAVAEAIGELGMDYQLIRNRGALMVLPAGITKGTGLSALLDKLGLSPHNTVAVGDAENDLSLLATAEVGAAVADAVPSLRRFADVVLDQPGGAGVAELLSRPYLSGAERLCPSRHWLEIGTFDDGTPTWLPGSQGRILVTGPAASGKSYLVGLMAERWISAGYCVLVIDPEGDHLQLQQLNQVQVVDSGHHLPEPAELVDALRPHSSVVVDLSGLAEPGKTDYVRRLRATAEAHREQYGFPHWVIYDEAQLLGNEEDAHWERRGGYVLCSFVPASLPLGEIDSTDVVLALTTSDTATDLASRRRATIRFGSGSRREFTVGERRTRHVRHRHKYADIRLPMERRFYFHTTDGLAPAATMHDFAVALRHLDQEVLEYHLERGDFSHWLEGTIADRELAARVAAWEDELEARRAADLERIRQQLVQAVENRYLPSEQHH; this is encoded by the coding sequence GTGGCGTTCTTCAAAGTGGCCGCAGTCGACATCGACGGCACCCTGACGTCGAACGGCAAACTGCATCCGGAAGCCGTGCGGGCGATCGACCAGGCCCGAAGCAACGGCTTGGTCGTTGTGCTGGCGACCGGGCGCATCGGGGCCGAATTGCACGCCGAATTCCCGCAGTTGGCCGGGCACGTCGATGCGTTGGTACTGGAGAACGGTGCCGTGGCCTCGATCGCCGGAGAGGCGCACGCGCTGGCGCCACCGGTGGGGCCGGATCTGGACGAAGCGCTCGCCAAACACGGGATCCCGTTCCGGCGGGGCGAGGTGTTGGTGGCCGTTGACGGTGAGCATGCGGCGGCCGTCGCCGAGGCGATCGGTGAGCTGGGAATGGACTACCAGTTGATCCGAAACCGGGGCGCCCTGATGGTGCTGCCGGCAGGGATCACCAAGGGGACCGGCCTGAGCGCGCTGTTGGACAAGCTGGGCCTGTCCCCGCACAACACCGTGGCGGTGGGCGATGCGGAGAACGATCTGTCGTTACTCGCGACCGCCGAGGTCGGTGCGGCGGTGGCGGACGCGGTCCCATCGCTTCGGCGGTTCGCCGATGTGGTCCTGGACCAGCCGGGCGGGGCCGGGGTCGCCGAGCTTTTGTCCCGGCCGTATCTCTCAGGGGCGGAACGCCTGTGCCCGTCGCGCCACTGGCTCGAGATCGGGACGTTCGACGACGGAACGCCGACCTGGTTGCCGGGAAGTCAGGGACGCATCCTGGTTACCGGTCCCGCCGCGTCGGGAAAGAGCTATCTCGTCGGCCTGATGGCAGAGCGATGGATTTCGGCCGGTTACTGCGTTCTGGTCATCGACCCCGAAGGCGACCACCTGCAACTGCAGCAACTCAACCAGGTGCAGGTCGTCGACAGCGGCCATCACCTGCCCGAACCGGCCGAGCTCGTCGACGCACTGCGTCCGCACTCCAGCGTGGTGGTGGATCTGTCGGGACTGGCCGAGCCGGGCAAGACCGACTATGTGCGCCGACTGCGGGCGACCGCTGAGGCGCATCGCGAACAGTACGGATTCCCACACTGGGTGATCTACGACGAGGCCCAGCTTCTCGGCAACGAAGAGGACGCCCATTGGGAACGCCGCGGCGGTTACGTGTTGTGCTCGTTCGTCCCGGCATCGCTGCCCCTCGGGGAGATCGACAGCACTGACGTGGTGCTCGCGCTCACGACGTCCGACACGGCGACAGACCTGGCGTCGCGGCGTCGCGCCACCATCCGATTCGGCTCGGGGTCGCGTCGCGAGTTCACCGTCGGCGAGCGCCGTACCAGGCACGTCCGGCACCGTCACAAATATGCCGATATCCGGCTGCCGATGGAGCGGCGGTTCTACTTCCACACCACCGATGGCCTCGCCCCGGCGGCCACGATGCACGACTTCGCGGTTGCGTTGCGTCATCTCGACCAAGAGGTGCTCGAATACCATCTCGAGCGGGGCGACTTCTCGCACTGGCTGGAAGGCACCATCGCCGACAGAGAGCTCGCGGCGCGGGTGGCCGCCTGGGAGGACGAGCTGGAAGCCCGCCGCGCCGCGGATCTGGAACGCATACGACAGCAACTCGTGCAAGCGGTGGAGAACCGTTATCTACCTTCCGAACAACACCACTGA
- a CDS encoding wax ester/triacylglycerol synthase family O-acyltransferase, whose protein sequence is MQQLTTLEASFLEAEDADRHLSMAIGTLAVIDGPVPDRQQLIATLSERIRAVPRFTQVVRKHAFDLTAPEWVEDNAFDITHHVRSVALPPPGDESALYRLIADLMERRLDRDHPLWECWVIEGLPEGRWATLMKIHHCLADGIAIVRMFTSLADAGAVETYASDIRAAKDLPSSVVLSAGLSRNPLTWAGGLLRASVATTSTAAHTAMGATEFVTGLLSPAPKSTLRGPVSNVRRYSAARVSMRDVETVCQAYDVTLNDVALAAITDSFRTVLLRRGEKPRRNSLRTMIPVSVRSSNDMDRDDIRVSAMLSSLPVDELDPVKRLKSVHARLGRLKRSGEREAANTFVALSNYLPFALSSWSVRLLTRLPQRSVVTLASNVPGPRRRLQVLGHPVEQMLPIPPIALQLRTVISMLSYVDELAFGITADYDATPDVDELARGIELGVARLVTRALSRKPAHPKPSRHPFRVAN, encoded by the coding sequence ATGCAGCAGCTAACCACCCTGGAAGCCAGTTTCCTCGAGGCCGAAGACGCCGACCGGCACTTGAGTATGGCGATCGGCACCCTGGCCGTCATTGACGGGCCTGTACCGGATCGGCAGCAACTGATCGCCACGCTGTCCGAACGCATTCGCGCCGTGCCCCGGTTCACCCAGGTGGTGCGCAAGCACGCCTTCGATCTGACGGCGCCGGAGTGGGTCGAGGACAACGCTTTCGACATCACCCACCACGTGCGCTCGGTGGCTTTGCCGCCCCCGGGTGACGAATCCGCGTTGTACCGCTTGATCGCCGATCTCATGGAACGCAGACTGGATCGCGATCACCCGCTGTGGGAGTGCTGGGTCATCGAGGGCCTGCCGGAGGGACGGTGGGCCACACTGATGAAGATTCACCACTGCCTGGCCGACGGGATCGCCATCGTGCGGATGTTCACCAGCCTCGCCGACGCGGGCGCGGTCGAGACGTATGCCAGCGATATCCGCGCCGCCAAGGACCTACCGTCGTCCGTGGTCCTCTCGGCGGGACTGAGCCGTAACCCGCTGACCTGGGCCGGTGGGTTGTTGCGTGCCTCGGTGGCCACCACCAGCACGGCCGCGCACACCGCCATGGGGGCAACAGAATTCGTCACCGGCCTGCTGTCCCCGGCGCCGAAATCGACGCTGCGCGGGCCGGTGAGCAACGTGCGCCGTTACAGCGCGGCGCGGGTCTCGATGAGAGACGTCGAAACCGTGTGCCAGGCCTACGACGTCACCCTCAACGATGTGGCGCTTGCCGCGATCACCGATAGCTTCCGCACCGTCCTGTTGCGCCGCGGTGAAAAGCCCCGGCGCAACTCGCTGCGCACGATGATTCCCGTATCGGTGCGCTCGTCAAACGACATGGATCGCGACGATATCCGCGTCTCGGCGATGCTGTCCTCGTTGCCGGTCGACGAGCTTGATCCCGTCAAGCGGCTGAAGTCCGTCCACGCCCGACTGGGCCGGCTCAAGAGAAGCGGTGAGCGCGAGGCCGCGAACACCTTTGTGGCGCTGAGCAATTACCTGCCGTTCGCACTGAGTTCGTGGTCGGTTCGGTTGCTGACGCGGCTCCCGCAGCGCAGCGTTGTCACGCTCGCCAGCAACGTGCCCGGTCCCCGGCGGCGGCTGCAAGTCCTGGGACACCCGGTCGAGCAGATGTTGCCCATACCGCCGATCGCCCTCCAGCTGCGCACCGTGATCAGCATGCTCAGCTACGTGGACGAACTCGCGTTCGGCATCACCGCCGACTATGACGCCACACCGGACGTCGACGAACTCGCCCGCGGCATCGAACTCGGGGTTGCGCGCTTGGTCACCCGCGCCCTGTCCCGGAAACCCGCGCACCCCAAGCCGAGTCGTCATCCTTTCCGAGTCGCCAACTAG
- a CDS encoding Hsp20/alpha crystallin family protein translates to MTTSLPAAQKPHTLFPEFSEFFSAFPSFAGIRPMFDTRLMRLEDEMVDGRYEVRAEIPGIDPAKDVDITVRDGQLTIKAERSEKKEFDGRSEFSYGSFVRTVSLPSNANEDDIKATYDKGILTVSVPVSEPAPEEKHVKVAAK, encoded by the coding sequence ATGACCACCTCCCTGCCCGCGGCACAGAAGCCGCACACGTTGTTCCCCGAGTTCTCGGAGTTCTTCTCGGCGTTCCCGTCGTTCGCCGGAATCCGTCCGATGTTCGACACCCGGCTCATGCGGCTGGAAGACGAGATGGTCGACGGCCGCTACGAGGTGCGCGCCGAGATCCCCGGCATCGACCCGGCCAAGGACGTCGATATCACCGTCCGCGACGGTCAGCTCACCATCAAGGCCGAGCGCAGCGAGAAGAAGGAGTTCGACGGCCGATCGGAATTCTCCTACGGCTCGTTCGTCCGCACCGTCTCACTGCCGTCCAACGCCAACGAAGACGACATCAAGGCCACGTACGACAAAGGCATTCTGACTGTCTCCGTGCCGGTTTCGGAACCGGCGCCGGAGGAGAAGCACGTGAAAGTGGCCGCCAAGTAG